The genomic region TTTAATCCCAACATAATTATACATCTAAATCAAAGGTTGCTCGCAATTGGTCGAGTAGAGGATTGGCCTCTTTCAGTTTTTCATATTTTTCCTGCGGAGTAAAGGCGTATTTTTTGGAAACAGCTTCATCTACATGAATGATCAGCTTTATATGCGTATTTCTAAGTCTGGCTTTTAGAAAATTCATTAGTCTGTTCTCTTCCCGTTCAAGATCGATCTTCATCGTTTCATTCGGAAAGGTGAGATGAATATCTCTATTTTCAAGACTGGGTGTTTGCGATTCGAAAATAGATGCGAGAATCTTTTCACCTTTATTCTTCAGTTTTTCTGAATAATTTTTCCATTCCCGTATCATATCTTCTTCGGAAAACTCATCATCCATTACCTCTTCAACAGGCAACATCGCTTTTTGTTTTTCCGCCAGTTCCTTTTTTTTACTAATGCTCTTTAAAGACAGGCCAGATACCTTTTCCCGTTTGATCTCAGGAAGAATCTTTTTCGTTCTAACAGGTTCTTCTTCAGCAACTTTTCTAAATTCCTGTACTTCGGTCTTTTCAGTAGAGTTCGATGTTTGCTTCGGAAGATTTAAAGAATCAAGGTTTGCATCGGTTTCAGCAGCATTAGTCTGAGTTGCGGCTGAAAATTCATTAGAATCCGAAGGACTCTCCTTAGAATAATAAGTTGCCTCTTCTGGTTTAGCACATGATTCCGGTGCTTTTTTAGGATCTGGAAGACCAATTTCTTCAGCAGGAGTAGAGCTGTCATGCTCACTTTCCCTTAGCAGTTCTTTCTTCTCATTCGATATTTGAACCGAATGCTGAGTGAAATGTTCCGGGGGAACTATGTTGCGTTCAGACTTTTTTTTTTGCGTATCGAAAGTGATCGAAGCCAGTTGCATTAAGCAAAGTTCAACCAGCAATCTTTGATTCTGACTCGTCTTATATTTTAGATCGCAGGAATTTGCAAGTTCAATTGCTTCCATCAAAAATTGATGTGAAGTTTGTTGAGACTGTTCAAAATATCGAGCTTTTGTTTGTTCTCCCACTTCTAGCAATTGGATGGTTTTCTGATCCTTGCAAACTAGCAAATCTCTAAAATGAGATGCCAATCCTGCAATGAAATGATGTCCATCAAATCCTGTAGCTAGGATTTCATTAAATTTCAGAAGTAATTGGGGAATATCATTCGCGAGAATCAAATCTGTGACCTGCATATAAGTGTCATAATCCAGAACATTCAGATTTTCTGTAACTGCCTGTCTTGTAAGTTCATTTCCACTGAAACTAACCACACGATCATAGATAGACAGTGCATCACGCATCGCACCATCGGCTTTTTGAGCGATAATATGCAAGGCGTCATCTTCTGCTTTTACACCTTCCTGTTCAGCAATATAACCAAGATAGTTCTTCGCATCTGTTACAGTAATTCTCTTAAAATCAAATATCTGGCAACGAGACAGGATCGTTGGAATGATCTTGTGCTTTTCTGTCGTGGCCAGTATAAAAATAGCATGTTTTGGCGGTTCTTCAAGAGTCTTTAAAAAAGCATTGAATGCAGAAGCAGATAACATATGCACCTCATCAATAATATAGACCTTATATTTTCCAACCTGTGGCGGGATACGAACCTGGTCAATAAGATTTCGAATATCATCCACCGAGTTGTTCGAAGCCGCATCCAGTTCAAATATATTGAAAGCGAAATCTTCGTCTGGAGCCTGAGTACCATCATGATTGATCATTTTTGCGAGGATACGGGCACAGGTAGTTTTACCTACACCACGAGGTCCTGTAAATAACAAAGCCTGGGCGAGATGATTGTTATGGATAGCGTTCGCGAGCGTATTGGTGATCGCTTGCTGTCCAACAACATCTTTGAATGTTTGAGGCCTGTATTTACGTGCTGATACTACAAAATGTTCCATCAAAATCTATTGAACTACAAATATAAAAATCCCAATTCTAATCGAGGTGGACCGGGGTGTTTTTTATGAACAAATGACTTAAGAAATGAACATAATTTGACTTACATTTGCCGGAAGCAGGCCGCCTTATCGCTCCGACATATACCTCGGAGAGGAAAGTCCGGACACCACAGGGCAGTATAGTGGGTAACGCCCACCGATCGTGAGATCAGGACCAGTGCAACAGAAAGAATGTACAGGTTAAGCTGTAGTGAAACCAGGTAAACTCTATGCGGTGCAATGCCATGTAAACCGGCATTTAAGGATCGCCCGTCCGTTGCCGGAGGGTAGGCAGCTCAAGATTAGTGGTAACGCTAATTTTAGATAAATGATAAGGAATCCGATCTTATTATCGGATGACAGAATCCGGCTTACAGGCCTGCTTTTTTATTCTCTATTCGTTGGTACACTCGTACATAATCGATTTTGAATTTCTGCGGAAAATTTGAATCATCGATCTCTCCTGCCCACTTTCCTCCAAGTGCGAGATTGATCAATAGAAAGAATGGCTTTCTAAATGGATTGTTAGTAGTTCCGGCATCTGCAATTTCAAACGTATGATAAACTTCATCATCTACCAGGAATTGGATGCGATCCCTGTCCCAGTCTACTGAATATACATGGAATTTTTCTGTAACAATATCGACGTAAGTAGTATCAGTTTTGGAAACGATCTCATTCTGCTCATTTGCATAATGAACACTTCCATGA from Christiangramia sp. OXR-203 harbors:
- a CDS encoding DNA polymerase III subunit gamma/tau gives rise to the protein MEHFVVSARKYRPQTFKDVVGQQAITNTLANAIHNNHLAQALLFTGPRGVGKTTCARILAKMINHDGTQAPDEDFAFNIFELDAASNNSVDDIRNLIDQVRIPPQVGKYKVYIIDEVHMLSASAFNAFLKTLEEPPKHAIFILATTEKHKIIPTILSRCQIFDFKRITVTDAKNYLGYIAEQEGVKAEDDALHIIAQKADGAMRDALSIYDRVVSFSGNELTRQAVTENLNVLDYDTYMQVTDLILANDIPQLLLKFNEILATGFDGHHFIAGLASHFRDLLVCKDQKTIQLLEVGEQTKARYFEQSQQTSHQFLMEAIELANSCDLKYKTSQNQRLLVELCLMQLASITFDTQKKKSERNIVPPEHFTQHSVQISNEKKELLRESEHDSSTPAEEIGLPDPKKAPESCAKPEEATYYSKESPSDSNEFSAATQTNAAETDANLDSLNLPKQTSNSTEKTEVQEFRKVAEEEPVRTKKILPEIKREKVSGLSLKSISKKKELAEKQKAMLPVEEVMDDEFSEEDMIREWKNYSEKLKNKGEKILASIFESQTPSLENRDIHLTFPNETMKIDLEREENRLMNFLKARLRNTHIKLIIHVDEAVSKKYAFTPQEKYEKLKEANPLLDQLRATFDLDV